GCAGCCCGGAGCTCCAGCGGCGTCTGAGGTCAGCTGGTGGAGTCCGGTGAGCGAGGAATAACCATCGAGGCGCCACGGGACGACGTCAGCTGACTAGAGTCTCTGCGGTGGGGATCAACGTGCACCGGGGCGACCAGCCGGAGGTGCTGGTGCGCGAGTTCGCTGCGATTCTGCGCGAGGACCCGGCAGATGTCTTCACCCCCGAGGTCGTGGTCGTCCCGGCGCGCGGCGTCGAGCGGTGGCTGGCGCAACAGCTCTCCCACGCGCTCGGGACAACGGCAGGCGATGACGGCGTCTGTGCGGGCCTGCAGATCATGGCTCCGCAGTCGCTCATCAGCATGCTGCTCGGCCGCGACCGCGACGATCCTTGGCAGGCGGATCGACTCGTGTGGCCCACCCTCGAGGCGATCGACGAGCTCGCCGGCTCCCCTCAATTCGACGCACTCACCCACCATCTCGGCGCGGGCCCCGAAATCACCGACAACCCGCGGGCCGAGTGGGAACGCAAGGCTCGTCAGTCGCGCAGGTACGCCGTGGCGCGCCGGATCGCCGGGCTGTTCGCGTCGTACGCGCGAGAGCGCCCCCGCCTGCTGGCGGACTGGGAGGCCGACGTCCCCTCCGACGGCGTGGGCGGCACGCTGCCCGACGACTTCCTCTGGCAGCCGATCCTGTGGCGGCGCACCGTCGAGCTCGTCCGCGAACGGCACGACCTCACCGAGTCGGTCACCGAACGCCACCGGCGCACCGTCGACGAGCTCTCCTCGGCGTCACAAGACCTCGACCTCCCGCAACGGCTGTCGTTCTTCGGCTACACCCGCCTCGCCGCCTCCGCCCGCGAGCTGGTCGTCGCGCTGGGCGCCTGCCGCGACCTCCACCTCTGGCTGCCTCACCCCTCGCCGCAGCTGTGGGCCTACCTCGACGGCCACACCTCCGCGGGTTCGCGCGCCGACGACCGTACGGCGCGACACGCCAACCACCCGCTGCTCGCCACGCTCGGACGCGACGTTCGCGAGCTTCAAGCGGTCCTGACCATCGACGGCGTCACCGTTCACGACCCGCTTGACTCCACGCCGACGACCAGCACAGACCGCCTCGCCCTGCTCCAAGCTGACATCCGCGCCAACCGCGCCCCCGACGAGACCCGGACCACTACGGCCGACGACTTCTCGATCCAGGTGCACGCCTGCCACGGGCCGGCCCGCCAGGTCGAGGTGCTCCGTGAGGTCCTCACCGCCCTCCTCGCCGACAGCGAGGGCGCGCTGCAGCCGCGCGACATCCTCGTCATGTGCCCGGACATCGAGACGTTCGCGCCACTCATCCAGGCCACGTTCGGACTCAGCCTCGTCTCCACGCCGGGCACGAGCCCGACCTCGCACCATCCCGGCCAGCAGCTCCGCGTGCAGCTCGCCGACCGCGCACTCGGCGCGACCAACCCGCTGATCGACCTGGCCCATCGCGTCGTCAGCATCGTCGCCGGGCGCATGACCGTCTCCGAGGTGCTCGACCTCGCGAGCCACGAGGCCGTACGGGCGCGGTTCGGGTTCGACGAGGAGGACCTGGAGCGGATTGGCCGGTGGGTCACGGACGCGGGAGTGCGATGGGGGTACGACGCGGGTCACCGCGGCGAGTACCAGCTGGCCGGCCTCGACGCGAACACCTGGACGCGGGGCATGGACCGGATCGCCCTCGGCGTCGCGGTCGCCGCCGACACCGACGGCCCGTCAGCGGCGTGCGTACCCGTCGACGACATCGGCAGCCGCGACATCGAGATCGTCGGCCGGTTCTTGGAGCTGATGGAGCGGCTCAAGCGCGCCGCCGACGCCGTACGCGGCACCCTCTCGGCCGCTGCGTGGATGCGATGGCTGCGCGACACCATCGAGGCGCTCGCCGACACCCCTCCCGATGAGCAGTGGCAGTTCGCTCAGCTCGCCCGCGACCTCGACGCGATCGGCGAGACGGCCGGCGACCAAACGACCCTCCGTCTCAACGACATCCGGGTGCTCCTCGACCAGCGGTGGGGTGC
Above is a genomic segment from Mumia sp. Pv4-285 containing:
- the recC gene encoding exodeoxyribonuclease V subunit gamma — translated: MGINVHRGDQPEVLVREFAAILREDPADVFTPEVVVVPARGVERWLAQQLSHALGTTAGDDGVCAGLQIMAPQSLISMLLGRDRDDPWQADRLVWPTLEAIDELAGSPQFDALTHHLGAGPEITDNPRAEWERKARQSRRYAVARRIAGLFASYARERPRLLADWEADVPSDGVGGTLPDDFLWQPILWRRTVELVRERHDLTESVTERHRRTVDELSSASQDLDLPQRLSFFGYTRLAASARELVVALGACRDLHLWLPHPSPQLWAYLDGHTSAGSRADDRTARHANHPLLATLGRDVRELQAVLTIDGVTVHDPLDSTPTTSTDRLALLQADIRANRAPDETRTTTADDFSIQVHACHGPARQVEVLREVLTALLADSEGALQPRDILVMCPDIETFAPLIQATFGLSLVSTPGTSPTSHHPGQQLRVQLADRALGATNPLIDLAHRVVSIVAGRMTVSEVLDLASHEAVRARFGFDEEDLERIGRWVTDAGVRWGYDAGHRGEYQLAGLDANTWTRGMDRIALGVAVAADTDGPSAACVPVDDIGSRDIEIVGRFLELMERLKRAADAVRGTLSAAAWMRWLRDTIEALADTPPDEQWQFAQLARDLDAIGETAGDQTTLRLNDIRVLLDQRWGARPTRANFRSGAVTVCTMVPMRSVPHKAVVVLGVDDGVYPRSPVVDGDDVLARRPQVGERDARSEDRQLLLDAVMAASEHFVAIYSGFDEHNGTRRPSAVPLQELIAAAARTATAPGDDDATEPSFVRHHPLQAFDERNFRPDGPVSGGTFDSAALAGAEALRAFRADPPAKQAFLDKPLSPQTASDVTLDELVAFLQNPAREFLRNRLDVVVPREADETHDSLPIALDGLEQWDIGERVLQEVLDGTALEDALDREVVRGSFPPGALGQSVRDDIAANVTAIGADRDTDPPRSVDIRLDLPTAGGGDTVRLTGVVSAIHGDTVWVRTYSTISAKHIVAAWVRLLALAATEPEREHRAELLGKKGGLRLTSPDPAEAEARLADLVQVRQSGMRFPMGVAPKTASAFALAYRRTQPGDPYGVAQALDRARQVWEGGRYSGENDDPWWRFVLGPQSRVEDLNRLRGLEHFGPRIWNPIHEHGGEA